A segment of the Acidobacteriota bacterium genome:
ACGGTGCTGGCGGGTTACAAAATTCTCTGGACCGTATTTCGATATACCTGGGAGCGAACGAGTAGAAAGCCCCAATGAAAGAGCATCGATGAAAAAGACCGTAGATCCGAGCGTCAGCCAAGCCATCAGCTCCACCGTGGACATCGAGGTGCGCTACGCCGAGACCGATCAGATGGGGGTGGTTCACCACGCCAACTACATCATCTGGTTCGAACAGGCCCGCACCGAGCTGTGCAAGGACAGCGGCTTCCACTACGCCGAAATCGAGGACCTGGGCTATTTGCTCATCGTCACCAAGGTGGAGGTGCGCTACGGCCGTGCCTGCCGCTACGGCGACACGGTGCAGGTGCGCTGCTGGCTCGACCGCATGGGCAGCCGCGGCCTGCGCTTCGCCTACGAGGTGGCCCGGGACGGCAAGGTCCTCACCACCGGCGCCACCGAGCATCTGTGGATGGACAAAGAAACCCGCCGCCCCACCCGCATCCCCGAGCCCCTGCGGGAGCCCTTCGAGCGCCTGGCGGGGGTCCTTCCCGCGGGGGTCAAGAGCCCGACCAAAGACAAGAGCTGATATCTTCCCCGACCATGAAACGCCTGCAACTGACCACCGGCGGCGAGAGCCATGGCCCCGGCCTCACGGCCCTCCTCACCGGCATGCCCGCCGGGCTACGGGTGGACTTCGAGCTCCTGCGCCGGGACATGGCCCGGCGCATGCACGGCTACGGCCGCGGCAACCGCATGAAGATCGAGCAGGACGAAGCGGAGCTGCGCGGCGGCGTCCGCGGCGGGGTGACCCTGGGCTCCCCCATCGTCCTGTGGGTGCAGAACCGCGACTTCAAGAATTGGCAGCCGATGATGGACCCGGTGGA
Coding sequences within it:
- a CDS encoding thioesterase family protein: MKKTVDPSVSQAISSTVDIEVRYAETDQMGVVHHANYIIWFEQARTELCKDSGFHYAEIEDLGYLLIVTKVEVRYGRACRYGDTVQVRCWLDRMGSRGLRFAYEVARDGKVLTTGATEHLWMDKETRRPTRIPEPLREPFERLAGVLPAGVKSPTKDKS